In one window of Thermodesulfobacteriota bacterium DNA:
- a CDS encoding hydrogenase iron-sulfur subunit, which yields MSENFEPRIVAFCCQYCSYSAADLAGSMRLSYPPNVKVVLVPCTGRVDPLHILRTIENGADGVCVAGCLEGDCHFLEGNFKAKKRVAYVQRILSEAGVEGARVRMFNIAASDGPGFAEAARIMTETIRALGPNPLSIKTEKMSEEL from the coding sequence ATGTCTGAGAACTTTGAACCACGCATTGTAGCCTTTTGTTGCCAGTATTGTTCGTATTCGGCGGCAGATCTGGCAGGCTCTATGAGGCTTTCCTATCCACCCAATGTAAAGGTGGTGCTCGTCCCGTGTACAGGCCGTGTCGATCCGCTCCATATCCTGAGAACGATTGAGAATGGTGCGGATGGCGTCTGCGTGGCTGGTTGCCTGGAAGGAGACTGTCATTTTCTGGAGGGGAATTTCAAGGCCAAGAAGCGGGTGGCCTACGTGCAGAGAATTCTGAGCGAGGCCGGCGTAGAGGGCGCGCGGGTGAGGATGTTCAATATCGCGGCCTCGGATGGGCCGGGTTTTGCTGAGGCCGCCAGGATAATGACCGAGACGATCAGGGCGTTGGGTCCAAACCCCCTGTCGATAAAGACCGAGAAGATGTCTGAGGAGTTATAG
- a CDS encoding methylenetetrahydrofolate reductase, which translates to MKAGSNLERLLKSGQFTITAEFVPPATGDRGLIERQARYFKGHVDAVSVADNMGAVVGTASCAVSKALLDLGLEPIMSLVTRDRNRIALQSDLLGASLLGIRNVFCTTGDHQKFGDHPEALNVYDIDSVQLVNAVRGLSDSGKLLGGAVCDKAGSFFVGAAANPFGDPADLMILRLGQKVRAGADFIQSQPVFDLEKFGHWVQLAREEGLIEKCFILATVMPLRSAREARAINERRRGIEVSKEIIARLEGVPEPEQAREGLRICAEQIQALKEMKGVQGVHIMSAGREEVIPELIKESGLETARARD; encoded by the coding sequence ATGAAGGCAGGAAGCAACCTCGAAAGGCTCTTGAAAAGCGGTCAATTTACGATCACTGCCGAATTTGTCCCGCCCGCGACGGGAGACCGGGGGTTAATTGAACGGCAGGCCCGTTACTTTAAAGGTCATGTGGATGCCGTAAGCGTGGCGGACAATATGGGCGCCGTGGTAGGTACGGCGAGCTGTGCGGTATCCAAGGCGCTCCTGGACCTGGGTCTGGAACCGATCATGTCTTTGGTCACACGTGACCGGAACCGCATCGCCCTGCAAAGTGACCTCTTGGGGGCCTCGCTCCTGGGCATTCGAAATGTCTTCTGTACCACCGGCGACCATCAGAAATTTGGAGATCACCCTGAGGCCCTGAACGTCTATGATATCGACTCCGTGCAACTCGTGAATGCGGTGAGAGGACTGTCCGACAGCGGGAAACTGCTGGGAGGGGCGGTGTGTGATAAGGCGGGGTCATTCTTCGTAGGCGCGGCAGCCAACCCGTTCGGTGATCCGGCCGATCTTATGATCCTCCGCCTGGGTCAAAAAGTGAGGGCTGGAGCGGATTTTATTCAGTCCCAACCTGTTTTTGATCTGGAGAAGTTCGGGCATTGGGTGCAACTGGCGAGAGAAGAAGGCCTTATTGAAAAGTGCTTCATCCTGGCTACGGTAATGCCGCTTCGGTCGGCGCGTGAAGCGCGGGCAATCAATGAGAGAAGACGGGGTATCGAGGTCTCTAAAGAAATTATTGCCCGGCTGGAAGGCGTGCCGGAGCCGGAGCAGGCGCGGGAAGGGCTTAGAATCTGTGCCGAGCAGATTCAGGCCCTCAAAGAGATGAAAGGTGTTCAGGGTGTTCATATCATGAGTGCGGGGCGGGAAGAGGTGATCCCTGAACTAATTAAGGAAAGCGGCCTGGAGACGGCACGAGCAAGGGACTAG
- a CDS encoding 4Fe-4S dicluster domain-containing protein: protein MSQPIVIGKRKSRFKELAQAAIPGGGNLDLCLTCSSCVNGCPASGISDMDPRKFLRMVLLGLDEEVLQTPWIWWCSMCQRCRRACPMGVDIGALVFMARQQWSRENTPKGIQKSCDLHLEFGNSTGIRREDWVSLCAELAEETRQQEEDWKDLPAPMDKKGAGYYLNQNAKEPTVEPEEMIPLWKILHEVGIDWTYSSEQWDAVNYCMFSGDDRDWEAVVRRQSEIVNDLGCKTLINTE from the coding sequence ATGTCTCAACCAATTGTCATAGGAAAACGTAAATCCAGATTCAAGGAACTGGCGCAGGCCGCGATCCCTGGAGGGGGCAACCTGGATCTCTGCCTCACTTGCAGTTCTTGTGTCAATGGGTGCCCGGCCTCAGGCATCAGCGATATGGACCCCAGGAAGTTCCTGAGGATGGTGCTCCTCGGACTGGACGAAGAGGTTCTCCAGACTCCCTGGATCTGGTGGTGTTCTATGTGCCAGAGGTGCAGGCGTGCCTGTCCCATGGGCGTGGATATTGGAGCGTTGGTGTTCATGGCCCGTCAGCAATGGTCGCGGGAAAATACACCAAAAGGGATTCAGAAGTCATGTGACTTGCACCTCGAGTTTGGTAACAGCACGGGAATTCGCAGGGAAGATTGGGTTTCACTTTGTGCGGAGCTGGCTGAGGAGACCAGACAGCAGGAAGAGGACTGGAAGGATTTGCCGGCTCCCATGGATAAAAAAGGGGCTGGGTATTATCTCAACCAGAACGCCAAAGAACCCACTGTCGAACCTGAGGAGATGATACCCTTGTGGAAGATACTCCATGAGGTGGGCATTGATTGGACGTATTCATCCGAACAATGGGATGCCGTGAATTACTGTATGTTTTCCGGGGATGACCGGGACTGG
- a CDS encoding methylenetetrahydrofolate reductase C-terminal domain-containing protein, with the protein MIIAERKPIKELLEMLAGHDRVLLVGCKGCVTVCNAGGVREVGVLASALRIARRRQGRPIEIDEMTLDRQCEPEFISWLEEPLRENGYTAVMSAACSVGPQYIAERFDNVAVMPALNTKFIGGTLEHGVWAEFCRACGNCGIHNFGGLCPITRCSKGLLHGPCAGSSGGKCEVRPEVDCIWHLIYTRMKNLGQVDKLKALKPAKNWSGYWSGGVRRVVREDLTL; encoded by the coding sequence ATGATTATCGCAGAACGGAAGCCGATTAAAGAATTGCTTGAAATGCTTGCCGGGCACGACCGGGTTCTCCTCGTGGGATGTAAGGGGTGCGTGACCGTGTGTAATGCGGGCGGGGTAAGAGAGGTCGGTGTACTGGCCTCAGCCCTCCGTATCGCCCGGAGGCGGCAGGGGAGACCGATCGAGATTGATGAAATGACGCTGGACCGGCAGTGTGAGCCGGAGTTTATCTCCTGGCTGGAGGAACCCTTGCGGGAAAATGGCTATACAGCGGTTATGTCTGCGGCCTGCAGTGTAGGACCGCAATACATAGCGGAACGGTTTGACAATGTGGCCGTTATGCCGGCATTGAACACCAAGTTCATCGGGGGAACGCTTGAGCACGGGGTCTGGGCCGAGTTTTGCCGGGCGTGTGGTAATTGCGGGATACACAATTTTGGAGGCCTATGCCCTATTACCCGGTGTTCCAAGGGACTCTTACATGGTCCGTGCGCGGGATCGTCGGGGGGTAAATGTGAGGTGCGCCCGGAAGTAGATTGCATATGGCATCTCATTTATACGCGCATGAAGAATCTCGGCCAGGTCGATAAACTCAAGGCCCTGAAACCGGCCAAGAACTGGTCCGGCTACTGGAGCGGTGGCGTGCGCAGGGTTGTGCGGGAGGACTTAACTCTATGA